The Raphanus sativus cultivar WK10039 unplaced genomic scaffold, ASM80110v3 Scaffold3551, whole genome shotgun sequence genomic sequence CTATcctaaaaaatgattttgtgataattatttataatacttCATTAACTCATTTTTCTAAATAacatgttattatatatatgttatttaattCAAATGACATATATAGATCTTAATTTgtgaattaatataaaaaattatataatatacatggTCACATATGTAATAGATTAGTCTATGGACCCACAAGTTTATATTATTGCATCAAAAAATATGTTGATTAGTAAATCGTATATGAGATATCAATAACTAAATGGATAAATTTATAATGAAGGGGTGGAATTTATAGAAGGTAATATAGTAGTTACAATAAATATAAGAGTGCCACACTTATAATATCTAAAGAAAATCAGAGAAAATTATGATAATATATTGTTAGGTGAAATATAAGTAATACCATGAAATTATTAGCTCCTAGGAAATAgcccaaacaatttttttaagtagatttattaaaactcattcccttttaatagtattgatgaacaattatcgatgtataaaaaaattgaaataacagaaataatatattttaaaagaaatagaaatgatatgtttttcatatattatGTTTGAAGCTCGCGGGCGATAGAGAAGGATTACATTTATCTTGTCTATGTATTTGTCAATACAAGGACTTACTTTTATTCCATGGATCACAAAGATCAAACTCTTTAGTTATCCTGTTAAACTTACAAGGTCCGAGTGGTCTTATCTTCCACATACAATTATCGCACCAGAATTCGCCGGAATTATCTCGGGGCTCTTTATATATGTCAAACCAATAACTTCCAATATTTGGCAACacaaaataacagaaaaacAATGACCTTGCAAAGATATGACGCCGGAAACTAAACGACCACAATCCACGCGGTTGCAAACTCCGTTGACCCAAATCATCGTCTTTCGATTTACAATGAAATGACACTTGACTACCAATATCGTTGATGATTTCTACAGTAACTTTTGCAAAAGGATTATAGGCAACTTTTGGTGGTGATGGACCATTTGGAACTGGATTCTTGTTGTTTATGTCCGCAAGTGATGAATATGTAGTTATGAAGACAATCGATATGAATAGGGATAGATAACGTTTTGGAATATCCATTTTTATGGTAAAGGAGAGTATAGGCTTATAGCTAATATGATGTTGTTCACTTGTTTATTAATGGGTTCGATATAGTAATGCCAATATATTGTGAGATAGAGTCAGCGGTCATTTATATTTCTTtccataaatatattatacgaatattatttttcttatattaacATATATGGTCAAACTTTTTTAGTCAGGCAACGTTAGAGCATCCACAGCCGTTACAATTTCTCAACTAATCTCTTCGACATATAATAATTATACAGTTtcacattttaattaaaatttatatccttctttatattaaaagagaagtacatttGCCATATCGCTCATACAGAGTTTTTCAGCCGAAATCTAACGattttattggttgattttttggaatttcttttttgatttatttttgtggtCGAGATGCTAATAGGA encodes the following:
- the LOC130506682 gene encoding S-protein homolog 2-like; translation: MDIPKRYLSLFISIVFITTYSSLADINNKNPVPNGPSPPKVAYNPFAKVTVEIINDIGSQVSFHCKSKDDDLGQRSLQPRGLWSFSFRRHIFARSLFFCYFVLPNIGSYWFDIYKEPRDNSGEFWCDNCMWKIRPLGPCKFNRITKEFDLCDPWNKSKSLY